The following coding sequences are from one Streptobacillus ratti window:
- a CDS encoding V-type ATP synthase subunit E, which produces MISNLENIISKIKVDSDEKISLITEEANKQMNVLRNEFEDKLKTEKENIARKFESTKTLELERITSGIELKCKNILLQTKQTLISETIDKLRENLENISLEEMKTFLMGNLEKRIKKFDDEEILIPEKFSELLGLLPNIKVDEKVKNGFIIKHKGIEENFSFDSLIRHKREELEEVIQKYFE; this is translated from the coding sequence ATGATATCAAATTTAGAGAATATTATTTCAAAGATTAAAGTTGATAGTGATGAAAAGATATCTTTGATAACAGAAGAAGCAAATAAACAAATGAATGTTTTAAGAAATGAATTTGAAGATAAATTAAAAACAGAAAAAGAAAATATTGCTAGAAAATTTGAATCAACTAAAACATTAGAACTTGAAAGAATTACTTCAGGTATTGAACTAAAATGTAAAAATATTTTACTTCAAACAAAACAAACTTTAATATCAGAAACTATAGATAAATTAAGAGAAAATTTAGAAAATATTTCTCTTGAAGAAATGAAAACTTTTTTAATGGGTAACCTTGAAAAAAGAATTAAAAAATTTGATGATGAAGAAATATTAATACCTGAAAAATTTAGTGAATTATTAGGGCTTTTACCTAATATTAAAGTTGATGAAAAAGTGAAAAATGGCTTTATTATTAAACATAAAGGAATTGAAGAAAACTTTAGTTTTGATAGTTTGATTAGACATAAAAGAGAAGAATTAGAAGAAGTAATACAAAAATATTTTGAATAA
- a CDS encoding V-type ATPase subunit, with product MNRNDFILPVSIIKIQEKKLLTEQKLIRMIETNTLKDILKTLNDTEYAFSMAGVTNDEMYEEILFNETKRIFKFVRELAKKEQGIVDLIALKYEYQNLKLRLKNDYSNSDLEKHILDTGMQNNDFDKNLLIVKKEKDLQKASILLDKMYLEDVYRISSNLNEDIFIKYSNIVIDKYNMVTFLRLKKQNKNIDFVENMFVDGGSISRDEIIKIYENETYLPVFKKLTIAKYWDKFEKDNNISEIEKMFDNMIINLAIEYRNVTIGPEPIFTYIIAKEYEMKALRLIMSGKLNNIDPELIKERLRGVYV from the coding sequence ATGAATAGAAATGATTTCATTTTGCCTGTTTCTATAATAAAAATTCAAGAAAAAAAATTATTAACAGAACAAAAGTTAATAAGAATGATTGAAACAAATACTTTAAAAGATATTCTTAAAACATTAAATGATACAGAATATGCATTTTCTATGGCTGGAGTAACAAATGATGAAATGTATGAGGAAATCTTATTTAATGAAACTAAGAGAATATTTAAATTTGTAAGGGAACTTGCAAAAAAAGAGCAAGGAATAGTAGATTTGATAGCTTTAAAATATGAATATCAAAATCTTAAGTTAAGATTAAAAAATGATTATTCAAATTCTGATCTTGAAAAACATATTTTAGATACAGGTATGCAGAATAATGATTTTGATAAAAATCTTTTAATTGTAAAAAAAGAAAAAGATTTACAAAAAGCATCAATATTGCTTGATAAAATGTATTTGGAAGATGTATATAGAATTTCTAGCAATTTAAATGAAGATATATTTATTAAATATAGTAATATTGTAATAGATAAATATAATATGGTTACTTTCTTAAGATTAAAAAAACAGAACAAAAATATTGATTTTGTTGAGAATATGTTCGTTGATGGTGGGAGCATTTCAAGAGATGAGATAATAAAAATTTATGAAAATGAAACATACTTACCTGTATTTAAAAAATTAACTATAGCTAAGTATTGGGATAAATTTGAAAAAGATAATAATATTTCAGAAATTGAAAAAATGTTTGATAATATGATAATTAACTTAGCAATAGAGTATAGAAATGTTACTATAGGACCAGAGCCAATCTTTACATATATAATTGCTAAAGAATATGAAATGAAAGCACTTAGATTAATAATGTCTGGTAAATTAAATAATATAGATCCAGAATTAATCAAAGAAAGATTGAGAGGTGTTTATGTATAA
- a CDS encoding V-type ATP synthase subunit F encodes MYKIAAIGDRDTVISFKVLGIDVFSIDNFENEEMSIQKIKSTIDYLASNKYGIIFITEEYAKRAEEVLERYKTEVLPMITLIPNNSGSLNLGMSKIDENIEKAIGTNIF; translated from the coding sequence ATGTATAAAATAGCTGCTATTGGAGATAGAGATACCGTGATTTCTTTTAAAGTGTTAGGAATTGATGTATTTAGTATAGACAATTTTGAAAATGAAGAAATGAGTATACAGAAAATAAAGTCAACTATAGATTATTTAGCAAGTAATAAGTATGGAATAATATTTATTACGGAGGAATATGCAAAAAGAGCAGAAGAAGTTTTAGAAAGATATAAAACAGAAGTTCTTCCTATGATTACATTAATACCTAATAATAGTGGTAGTTTAAATCTAGGAATGTCAAAAATAGATGAAAATATAGAAAAGGCAATAGGAACTAATATCTTTTAA